The proteins below are encoded in one region of Knoellia sp. S7-12:
- a CDS encoding enoyl-CoA hydratase/isomerase family protein: protein MTDDILKVEDRGRVRLLTLNRPAVRNALNRDLNDRLVDEIIVADHDPEVFAIAITGAGSAFCSGADLKDARDLAASGRPFYGPLHSNRRSLMEVMIDSRKPTLAIVNGPAMAGGFELALSCDLRVATADAVFGVPEAKRGRGAHFASVLLPVTVPPAIAMEWLYTGRQISAGELERWGVLNRVVPADQLNATATALLDEIVSSAPLSLQRLKLTYRKTAGMSPLAAIRLDTGPDVYLSEDQKEGAHAFLERREPKWQGR from the coding sequence ATGACCGACGACATCCTGAAGGTGGAGGACCGGGGCCGTGTACGGCTACTCACCCTTAACCGGCCCGCCGTGCGCAACGCGCTCAACCGCGACCTCAACGACCGCCTCGTCGATGAGATCATCGTGGCGGACCACGATCCCGAGGTGTTCGCCATCGCGATCACCGGGGCCGGGTCCGCGTTCTGCTCCGGGGCGGACCTTAAGGACGCGCGTGACCTCGCTGCGTCGGGACGACCCTTCTATGGGCCGCTCCACAGCAACCGCCGCAGCCTCATGGAGGTGATGATCGACTCGCGCAAGCCCACGCTTGCCATCGTCAACGGCCCGGCAATGGCAGGTGGGTTCGAGCTCGCCCTCTCCTGCGACCTCCGGGTCGCAACTGCGGACGCCGTTTTCGGTGTCCCGGAGGCGAAACGGGGACGCGGGGCCCACTTCGCCTCGGTGCTGCTGCCCGTTACCGTGCCGCCGGCCATCGCCATGGAGTGGTTGTACACGGGGCGGCAGATCAGCGCCGGCGAGCTCGAACGGTGGGGTGTGCTCAACCGGGTCGTGCCCGCGGACCAACTGAATGCCACAGCCACGGCGCTGCTCGACGAGATCGTCTCGTCGGCCCCGCTCTCGTTGCAGCGGCTCAAGTTGACTTACCGCAAGACGGCCGGGATGTCCCCATTGGCGGCGATCAGGCTCGACACTGGTCCCGACGTCTACCTCTCCGAGGACCAGAAGGAGGGTGCTCACGCGTTCCTGGAGCGGCGTGAGCCGAAGTGGCAGGGGCGGTGA
- a CDS encoding MFS transporter, with product MRAFRHRDYAVFWVGAITSNTGGWLSNLTVPFVIYGMTGSALWVGLVSVFQFVPNIVLGPWGGVLADRHDRRKVLLVTQFGMALSALLLWALWVAGLREPLVVMALVGLGGIFQGVNMPSWQSFVNDLVPRSDLDSAVALNSLQFNAARSLGPAIAGLILATIGPSWALLLNALSFLAVLLALVLLRVRSEARQRDPAPVFRQFRAALRYIRGEPGIQMGLLVAIAVGLLVNPIFQFTVVFAGSVYDVGPGTLGLLNAALGVGALLAAPVLAGWSHVLSRSRLTQVGLIGQAVGLSAFALSPGPVGGAVALIVIGWALLISISATNTAVQVIVADELRGRVLAVRIMAYTGCFPIGGLLQGLLSDLFGPRVTVLGAGVALLVVALVLTFLRGPLRMQRLDDQHDAAGRVT from the coding sequence ATGCGCGCGTTCAGGCACCGTGACTACGCCGTGTTCTGGGTGGGTGCCATTACGTCCAATACCGGTGGCTGGCTGTCGAATCTCACGGTGCCCTTCGTCATCTACGGCATGACTGGGAGCGCCCTGTGGGTGGGTCTCGTCAGCGTGTTCCAGTTCGTGCCGAACATCGTTCTAGGCCCGTGGGGCGGTGTGCTTGCCGACCGGCACGACAGGCGCAAGGTGCTACTCGTGACCCAGTTCGGGATGGCGCTGAGCGCCCTGCTGCTGTGGGCCTTGTGGGTGGCAGGGCTGCGTGAACCGTTGGTGGTGATGGCCCTCGTCGGACTTGGCGGCATCTTCCAGGGCGTCAATATGCCGAGCTGGCAGTCGTTCGTGAACGACCTCGTTCCGCGTTCCGACCTCGACTCCGCGGTCGCCCTGAACTCCCTGCAGTTCAACGCGGCTCGTTCCCTGGGGCCCGCCATCGCAGGCCTGATCTTGGCGACGATCGGGCCAAGCTGGGCCCTGCTTCTCAACGCGCTGTCGTTTCTCGCGGTGCTCCTGGCACTGGTGCTTCTTCGGGTGCGCAGCGAGGCCAGGCAAAGGGATCCCGCGCCAGTTTTCCGGCAGTTTCGAGCGGCCCTGCGCTACATCCGTGGGGAGCCGGGGATTCAGATGGGGCTGCTCGTCGCCATCGCTGTCGGCCTGCTGGTGAACCCGATCTTCCAGTTCACGGTAGTCTTTGCCGGAAGCGTCTACGACGTGGGGCCGGGGACCTTGGGCCTGCTCAACGCGGCACTTGGTGTCGGGGCGCTGTTGGCGGCCCCGGTACTCGCCGGATGGAGCCACGTGCTGAGTCGATCTCGTCTGACGCAGGTCGGACTAATCGGTCAGGCGGTTGGCCTTTCCGCGTTTGCACTGTCGCCCGGACCGGTCGGTGGAGCAGTGGCACTCATCGTCATCGGGTGGGCGCTTCTCATTAGTATTTCGGCCACGAACACCGCGGTTCAGGTCATCGTGGCCGACGAACTACGCGGTCGCGTTCTCGCAGTCCGAATCATGGCCTACACGGGGTGCTTCCCGATCGGGGGTCTGTTGCAGGGACTCCTATCCGACCTGTTCGGCCCGCGGGTCACCGTCCTCGGTGCCGGGGTGGCCCTTTTGGTCGTGGCGCTGGTCCTGACGTTCTTGAGGGGCCCCCTGCGGATGCAGCGGCTGGACGACCAACACGATGCGGCCGGTCGCGTGACCTGA
- a CDS encoding DUF1524 domain-containing protein produces the protein MAAVAMLAVKGRAPKTGYSREQFGQTWFDTDRNGCDTRNDMLRRDLVDRDMKNWCKVLAGTRSPDPFTGADVRFVVGGGSEIDVDHVVALSDAWQKGAAKWSAGKRLAFANDPLNLLAVDAGTNRSKGDGDVATWLPPNKPYRCTYVARVVAVKVKYEVWVTAAEREAMVRVLSNCATTALPGPGPAPTTAALPKSVPKATTESAAPPALEPKAPSNVYYKNCDAVRAAGADPIRIGQPGYAPHLDGDSDGMGCEG, from the coding sequence TTGGCTGCCGTTGCCATGCTCGCTGTCAAGGGTCGCGCACCCAAGACTGGGTACTCCCGAGAGCAGTTCGGGCAAACATGGTTCGACACGGACCGCAACGGCTGCGACACCCGCAACGACATGCTGCGCCGCGACTTAGTGGACAGGGACATGAAGAACTGGTGCAAGGTCCTGGCCGGCACTCGCAGTCCGGACCCCTTCACCGGGGCCGACGTGCGCTTCGTCGTCGGCGGTGGCAGTGAGATCGACGTAGACCACGTTGTCGCGCTCAGCGATGCCTGGCAGAAGGGAGCCGCGAAGTGGAGCGCCGGCAAGCGTCTCGCATTCGCCAACGACCCATTGAACCTGCTCGCAGTTGACGCGGGAACCAACCGCTCGAAAGGCGACGGGGATGTCGCTACCTGGCTCCCGCCCAATAAGCCATACCGGTGCACCTACGTGGCGAGAGTCGTCGCGGTCAAGGTGAAGTACGAAGTCTGGGTCACCGCTGCTGAACGGGAAGCCATGGTCAGGGTGCTGTCGAACTGTGCGACCACGGCCCTCCCCGGTCCCGGGCCCGCCCCAACTACGGCCGCCTTGCCCAAGTCCGTGCCGAAGGCGACAACCGAGTCAGCCGCCCCACCGGCTCTCGAGCCCAAGGCGCCGTCAAACGTGTACTACAAAAACTGCGACGCTGTACGAGCTGCCGGAGCGGACCCCATACGGATTGGGCAGCCCGGCTACGCGCCACATCTCGACGGCGATAGTGATGGGATGGGGTGCGAGGGCTGA
- a CDS encoding excalibur calcium-binding domain-containing protein has protein sequence MKICTSFKLAVATVVLVVSVGACGGPEDAVSPPSQKAPVAQLPTKTATPTDNSAAEAAAKAQADAAAATAAAQAKAVAEAKAKAAAAAARVKADAEAKAKAAAAAAAKAKAKAAAQAKAAAAAAAAAAAAAAEEAESQEVHYENCTAVREAGADPIRRGDPGYSTDLDRDQDGIACE, from the coding sequence ATGAAGATCTGCACAAGCTTCAAGCTGGCGGTCGCAACGGTCGTGCTCGTCGTGAGCGTGGGCGCATGTGGGGGGCCAGAGGACGCGGTGTCGCCGCCTTCCCAGAAGGCGCCAGTCGCACAGCTTCCCACCAAAACTGCGACCCCCACAGACAACTCCGCCGCTGAAGCGGCCGCGAAGGCGCAGGCAGATGCCGCGGCTGCAACCGCTGCCGCGCAGGCAAAGGCCGTCGCGGAAGCGAAGGCGAAGGCTGCTGCTGCTGCTGCGAGGGTGAAGGCCGACGCGGAGGCGAAGGCCAAGGCAGCAGCTGCGGCCGCGGCGAAGGCCAAGGCCAAGGCGGCCGCTCAGGCCAAGGCAGCGGCAGCTGCAGCTGCGGCTGCAGCCGCAGCCGCAGCTGAAGAGGCTGAGTCTCAGGAAGTTCACTACGAGAACTGCACTGCGGTTCGAGAGGCGGGAGCTGACCCGATCCGCCGTGGTGACCCCGGCTACTCCACCGACTTGGACCGCGACCAGGATGGCATCGCCTGCGAGTAG
- a CDS encoding response regulator transcription factor, with translation MVNPDLVIMDVNLPGIDGLEATRRLRARSSPPAVVLVSTHDEDAGEQFVAESGAQEYVTKSAFGPRRLAEAWSRSRS, from the coding sequence GTGGTGAACCCGGACCTGGTGATCATGGACGTGAACCTGCCCGGGATAGACGGGCTGGAGGCGACGCGGCGGTTGCGCGCGCGTAGCTCGCCGCCAGCGGTCGTGCTGGTGTCCACGCACGACGAGGACGCGGGCGAGCAGTTCGTGGCGGAGTCCGGCGCACAAGAGTACGTGACCAAGTCGGCGTTCGGCCCGCGACGGCTGGCGGAGGCCTGGTCCCGGTCACGGAGCTGA
- a CDS encoding XRE family transcriptional regulator: MDSTSAINTALADVGPRLRRVRAQRDITLTELATATGISKSTLSRLETGQRKPSLELLLPIAAAHRIPLDELVGAPQVGDPRVRFTPRKRNGRTVVPLTRQPGGIQAWKAVIPPEAGERELRTHEGYEWLYVLAGQVRLILGDHDITMGPGEVAEFDTHLPHWFGAAGDQPVEVLSLLGRQGERIHVRAAPRKR, encoded by the coding sequence ATGGACAGCACGTCGGCAATCAATACTGCACTGGCCGACGTCGGCCCCCGACTCCGGCGGGTCCGAGCTCAGCGGGACATCACCTTGACGGAATTGGCGACCGCAACCGGCATCTCCAAGAGCACTCTGTCACGGCTCGAGACGGGGCAGCGCAAGCCCAGCCTCGAGCTGCTCCTGCCCATTGCCGCCGCGCACAGGATCCCGTTGGACGAACTGGTCGGCGCCCCCCAGGTCGGCGACCCCCGGGTTCGCTTCACGCCTCGCAAGCGCAACGGCCGCACCGTGGTTCCGCTGACCCGCCAACCCGGCGGCATACAGGCATGGAAGGCGGTCATCCCCCCGGAGGCTGGCGAACGGGAGCTGCGCACCCACGAAGGCTACGAGTGGCTGTACGTCCTCGCCGGGCAGGTGCGCCTCATCCTGGGCGATCACGACATCACGATGGGACCGGGCGAAGTTGCTGAATTCGACACCCATCTGCCTCACTGGTTCGGCGCGGCCGGCGACCAACCCGTTGAGGTCCTGAGCTTGCTCGGTAGGCAGGGTGAGCGCATTCACGTCCGCGCAGCGCCTCGCAAGCGCTGA
- a CDS encoding ABC transporter permease has product MTTIAPPQQTIPTTPPRVRQESPVHIPLSRIARVELRKSLDTRAGFWLLASIGITSLLATGAVIAFAPTNQFTYSTFTLAIGFPMSVILPMIAILSVTAEWSQRSGLTTFTLVPHRTRILLGKAIAAVTIAVVSMLVAFPVGAVGNVIGSAIHGVPTVWDHGVVDVLCMVAGNTLLLMVGFMLGVLIRSSTAALVAYLIYAFVAPTLLTFLALNQKWFADLQPWVDPNFSQDALFQGGFHGEQWAQLALTTLVWLVVPLAFGVRSLVRSEVK; this is encoded by the coding sequence ATGACCACCATCGCCCCACCGCAACAGACGATCCCGACGACACCACCGAGGGTCCGCCAGGAATCCCCCGTGCACATCCCGCTGTCCCGGATTGCCCGAGTCGAGCTGCGCAAGTCCCTGGACACGAGAGCGGGATTCTGGCTGCTGGCCAGCATCGGCATAACTTCTCTGCTGGCCACCGGCGCCGTCATCGCGTTCGCCCCCACCAACCAGTTCACCTACAGCACGTTCACCTTGGCCATCGGCTTCCCCATGTCGGTCATCCTGCCGATGATCGCCATCCTCTCGGTCACGGCCGAGTGGAGCCAGCGCAGCGGCCTGACGACGTTCACCCTCGTCCCCCACCGCACGCGAATCCTGCTCGGCAAGGCCATCGCCGCCGTGACCATCGCCGTCGTCTCCATGCTCGTCGCCTTTCCCGTCGGCGCCGTCGGCAACGTGATCGGATCAGCCATCCACGGCGTGCCCACCGTGTGGGACCACGGTGTGGTCGATGTGCTGTGCATGGTCGCCGGAAACACCCTGCTGCTCATGGTCGGCTTCATGCTCGGCGTCCTCATCCGGAGCTCCACTGCGGCGCTTGTCGCCTATCTCATCTACGCCTTCGTCGCCCCCACACTCCTGACCTTTTTGGCCCTCAACCAGAAGTGGTTCGCCGACCTGCAGCCGTGGGTCGACCCCAACTTCAGTCAGGACGCCCTGTTCCAAGGCGGCTTCCACGGCGAGCAGTGGGCCCAGCTCGCCCTCACGACCCTGGTCTGGCTCGTGGTGCCCCTGGCTTTCGGCGTGCGGTCGCTCGTCCGATCCGAGGTGAAGTAG
- a CDS encoding ATP-binding cassette domain-containing protein → MITVEGLTKKYGPTLAVDDVTFTASPGRVTGFLGPNGAGKSTSMRIMVGLTRPTSGTATVLGRRFADLPNPGLEVGVLLDASAQHAGRTGREILTLSQQMMGLPGGRVDEMLDLVSLTSTESTRRVREYSLGMRQRLGIATALIGDPQILILDEPANGLDPGGIRWMRDLLRGYADRGGTVLLSSHLLHEIEVIADDIVVIGHGRIVAKGTKADLLAGTGTLVQTRNRGPLVAGLDAAGVTFTDHGTPYAGAVTLRVDADPELVGRLAHEADVALLGLRPAEGAGLEEMFLELTADTQRESAA, encoded by the coding sequence ATGATCACCGTCGAAGGACTCACCAAGAAGTACGGTCCCACCCTCGCCGTCGACGACGTCACATTCACCGCCTCACCCGGCCGAGTCACTGGGTTTCTTGGCCCCAACGGGGCCGGGAAGTCCACCAGCATGCGGATCATGGTCGGACTTACCCGGCCAACGTCCGGCACCGCCACGGTCCTGGGGCGCAGGTTCGCCGACCTGCCCAACCCGGGACTCGAGGTGGGAGTGCTGCTGGACGCGTCCGCGCAGCATGCCGGCCGCACGGGCCGCGAGATCCTGACGCTGAGCCAACAGATGATGGGCCTGCCTGGTGGCCGGGTCGACGAGATGCTCGACCTGGTCAGCCTGACCTCCACAGAGTCGACCCGCCGTGTCCGCGAGTACTCGCTGGGTATGCGGCAGCGCCTCGGTATCGCGACGGCCCTGATCGGCGACCCTCAGATCCTCATCCTCGACGAACCCGCCAACGGGCTCGATCCCGGCGGCATCCGCTGGATGCGTGACCTGCTGCGTGGGTATGCCGACCGCGGGGGAACCGTTCTGCTGTCCTCCCACCTGCTCCACGAGATCGAGGTCATCGCCGACGACATCGTCGTCATCGGACACGGCCGCATCGTGGCCAAAGGCACCAAGGCGGACCTCCTCGCAGGCACCGGCACCTTGGTCCAGACCCGCAACCGTGGGCCGCTGGTCGCCGGGCTCGACGCCGCCGGCGTCACGTTCACCGACCACGGCACCCCGTATGCCGGTGCCGTCACCCTGCGCGTCGACGCCGACCCGGAGCTGGTCGGTCGGCTCGCGCACGAAGCCGACGTCGCCCTCCTCGGGCTCCGGCCAGCGGAAGGTGCCGGGCTGGAGGAGATGTTCCTCGAGCTCACCGCAGACACCCAACGAGAAAGCGCAGCCTGA
- a CDS encoding DUF4386 domain-containing protein, which produces MATTTTTPTTTTTAPAAAGDWTRKYAFATGLFYLITFASSIPAAFYFFSPILDDPNYIVSSGEDTRVVIGALLETVNALACIGSAVAFYPVARRLHESLALGFVTTRIFEAAVIMTGVISLLAVVTLRQAGETAGTDQTSLVTTGHALVAVRDYTFQFGPNMSAALNATMIGTILYRSRLVPRILPTMGLLAVVPLLAVTVAVILGLTEQGSVWFAPGGALIFIWELSLGFYLVAKGFKPSPRTAAAPASAS; this is translated from the coding sequence ATGGCCACCACGACCACTACGCCCACCACGACCACCACCGCGCCTGCGGCAGCGGGTGACTGGACCCGCAAGTACGCGTTCGCGACGGGGCTGTTCTACCTGATCACGTTCGCGTCATCCATCCCAGCCGCGTTCTACTTCTTCAGCCCGATACTGGACGACCCCAACTACATCGTCAGCTCCGGCGAGGACACCCGCGTGGTCATCGGCGCCCTGCTCGAGACGGTCAACGCCCTGGCCTGCATCGGTAGCGCAGTCGCCTTCTACCCCGTCGCCCGGCGCCTGCACGAGTCCCTCGCGCTGGGCTTCGTCACGACCCGCATCTTCGAGGCAGCCGTCATCATGACGGGGGTCATCAGCCTGCTCGCCGTCGTCACCCTCCGGCAGGCCGGTGAGACCGCAGGCACGGACCAGACGTCCTTGGTGACCACCGGCCACGCCCTCGTCGCCGTACGTGACTACACGTTCCAGTTCGGGCCCAACATGTCTGCAGCCCTCAACGCAACGATGATCGGCACCATTCTGTATCGCTCACGGCTCGTGCCGCGCATCCTCCCGACGATGGGACTCCTCGCCGTGGTGCCCCTGCTCGCCGTCACCGTCGCCGTCATCCTCGGGCTCACCGAACAGGGTTCGGTGTGGTTCGCCCCCGGCGGAGCCCTCATCTTCATCTGGGAGCTCTCACTCGGGTTCTACCTGGTGGCCAAGGGATTCAAGCCCTCACCGCGGACCGCTGCCGCACCCGCCAGCGCCAGCTGA
- a CDS encoding LuxR C-terminal-related transcriptional regulator: protein MASPLVETKLFIPGVRGGAVPRARLDAHLRRGSAAKLTLISAPAGFGKTTALASWLAEPQSGNRLVAWLSLEEHDGQPTTFWRYVTATLAKVVPGLVDDALSQLASPQPQVQTVLTTIVNELSCVRSEIHLVLDDYHQVDGPDIAAGMTFLLEHLPPNVHLVISTRADPTLPLPRLRARGELVEIRAGDLRFTPEEVAQYLDNVAGLSLANADIATLEVRTEGWIAALQLAALSMQGRDDVSRFIAGFAGDDRYIVDYLVEEVLARQPDHVRSFLIDTSVLDRLCGPLCDAVTGHRGGKAMLEILERSNLFVVPLDERRHWYRYHHLFADVLRSHLGDEQPGAVPSLHRRASQWYEEQDEAPASVRHALAAGDVNRAAVLVEAAIPTLQRTRQDGIVRGWVDVIPDAVVRARPVLAVLFVGALMSAGEFDGVRQRLDDAERCLDSLTRRTTRELSGPLRPLVVTDPEQLAGLPGTIAMYRAALALHRGDVPSTVKHAQQAMALAADGDELVRAGASALSGLASWSDGDLEAAHLSYSDCVERMQRIGHIADILGCSIPLADIRLTQGRLGDGLATYERALGLAAGQPEPQGGVLPGTADMHVGLSQVAYERGDLTTALGHLSRSQELGDRAGLPQNPYRWRVAMARLKDARGDLPGALELLDEAQAVYTGDFLPDVRPVAAVRARVLTAHGYLDEPLTWAREHGLTADDDLTYLREYEHVTLARILLARHTSDGDKASLREATDLLQRLLDAAESGGRTGTAIEVLILQALARQADADTAGGLVDLGRALGLAEPEGYVRVFVGEGPAMAVLLEATLAQHGGSAYVQRLLDACRQTAPASGPAERPAHVDRHVPHLVEQLSERELEVLRLLSTDLDGPAIARHLVVSLHTVRTHTHHIYAKLGANSRRAAVTRARELGLLPSTSRP from the coding sequence ATGGCAAGCCCTCTGGTCGAGACCAAGCTCTTCATCCCCGGTGTGCGTGGGGGCGCCGTCCCACGCGCCCGCCTGGATGCACACCTGCGCCGTGGCTCAGCGGCCAAGCTGACACTCATCTCCGCACCCGCTGGCTTCGGCAAAACCACCGCACTCGCATCGTGGCTGGCCGAACCGCAGTCCGGGAACCGGTTGGTGGCGTGGCTGTCCCTGGAGGAGCATGACGGTCAGCCGACGACCTTCTGGAGGTACGTGACCGCCACCTTGGCCAAGGTGGTTCCCGGACTCGTCGACGACGCGCTTTCCCAACTGGCCTCGCCGCAGCCACAGGTCCAGACGGTCCTGACCACTATCGTCAACGAGCTCTCCTGCGTGAGAAGCGAGATCCATCTGGTGCTTGATGACTACCACCAGGTCGACGGGCCCGACATCGCAGCGGGCATGACGTTTCTGCTCGAGCACCTTCCCCCGAACGTGCACCTGGTCATCAGCACGCGCGCCGATCCGACCCTGCCGCTTCCTCGCCTACGCGCCCGGGGTGAATTGGTCGAAATCCGTGCCGGCGACCTGCGCTTCACGCCAGAGGAGGTTGCTCAATACCTCGACAATGTCGCTGGGCTCAGTCTGGCGAACGCTGACATCGCGACCCTCGAGGTCCGCACCGAAGGATGGATTGCGGCGCTCCAACTGGCAGCGTTGTCCATGCAGGGACGAGATGACGTCAGCCGGTTCATCGCCGGATTCGCCGGGGACGACCGCTACATCGTCGACTACCTCGTAGAGGAAGTGTTGGCCCGACAACCCGACCACGTGCGCAGTTTTCTTATCGACACTTCGGTCCTGGACAGGTTGTGCGGTCCCCTGTGCGACGCCGTCACGGGACACCGGGGCGGTAAGGCGATGCTCGAGATCTTGGAGCGCTCCAACCTCTTCGTTGTCCCGCTCGACGAGCGGCGCCACTGGTACCGCTACCACCACCTGTTCGCCGATGTCCTACGCAGCCATCTGGGCGATGAGCAACCTGGCGCGGTGCCATCCCTGCATCGCCGGGCGAGCCAGTGGTACGAGGAGCAGGATGAGGCGCCGGCATCCGTCCGGCACGCCCTGGCCGCCGGGGACGTCAATCGTGCCGCGGTTCTGGTTGAGGCGGCCATCCCCACCCTTCAACGCACCCGCCAGGATGGAATCGTCCGTGGATGGGTCGACGTCATCCCCGACGCCGTGGTTCGAGCAAGGCCAGTGCTCGCCGTCCTTTTCGTCGGAGCGCTGATGTCCGCAGGGGAGTTCGACGGCGTCCGGCAACGCCTTGACGATGCCGAGCGGTGCCTCGACAGCCTCACCAGGCGGACGACACGTGAGCTCTCGGGTCCGTTGAGGCCGTTGGTCGTGACCGACCCTGAGCAGCTTGCCGGACTCCCGGGCACCATCGCGATGTACCGAGCCGCACTGGCCCTGCATCGAGGCGACGTCCCCAGCACCGTCAAGCATGCGCAGCAGGCCATGGCTCTGGCCGCTGACGGTGACGAGCTGGTCCGGGCGGGCGCCTCGGCTCTGTCCGGGCTGGCGTCCTGGAGTGACGGTGACCTCGAGGCAGCCCACCTCTCCTACTCGGACTGCGTGGAGAGGATGCAGCGGATCGGCCACATCGCGGACATCCTCGGGTGTTCGATCCCCCTGGCGGACATCCGTTTGACGCAAGGTCGCCTCGGCGACGGCCTGGCCACGTATGAGCGCGCCCTGGGGTTGGCTGCTGGCCAACCGGAGCCGCAGGGTGGGGTACTGCCAGGCACCGCAGACATGCACGTGGGCCTGAGCCAGGTTGCCTACGAACGAGGCGACTTGACGACAGCCCTCGGACATCTGTCGCGCAGTCAAGAGCTCGGTGACCGCGCCGGCCTACCGCAGAATCCATACCGGTGGCGTGTCGCCATGGCGCGCCTCAAGGACGCGCGGGGAGATCTTCCGGGCGCGCTGGAGCTGCTCGACGAAGCGCAAGCGGTCTACACGGGCGACTTCTTGCCGGATGTGCGCCCGGTCGCTGCGGTCCGAGCGCGCGTGCTCACCGCCCACGGGTACCTCGATGAACCGCTCACCTGGGCGAGGGAGCATGGTCTGACCGCGGACGACGACCTGACGTATCTGCGCGAGTACGAGCACGTCACTCTCGCGCGCATCTTGCTAGCCCGGCATACCAGCGACGGCGACAAGGCCTCCCTGCGTGAGGCCACCGATCTGCTGCAGAGGTTGCTGGACGCCGCAGAGTCGGGCGGCCGCACTGGCACTGCCATCGAGGTCCTCATCCTGCAGGCGCTTGCCCGACAGGCGGACGCTGACACCGCCGGCGGCCTGGTTGATCTTGGGCGTGCGCTGGGTCTGGCTGAACCCGAGGGTTACGTCCGCGTCTTCGTCGGCGAGGGCCCTGCCATGGCGGTGCTGCTGGAGGCCACACTCGCCCAGCACGGCGGATCTGCTTACGTCCAGCGGCTGCTCGACGCGTGCAGGCAAACGGCGCCGGCCAGTGGCCCCGCCGAGCGGCCTGCACACGTTGACCGTCACGTCCCACACCTCGTCGAGCAGTTGAGTGAGCGCGAGCTCGAGGTCCTCCGGCTGCTGTCCACGGATCTTGACGGACCCGCCATCGCGCGCCACCTCGTCGTGTCGCTGCACACGGTGCGCACGCACACCCATCACATCTACGCCAAGCTCGGCGCGAACAGCCGACGCGCAGCTGTCACCCGAGCACGGGAGCTGGGTCTCCTGCCTTCAACCTCGCGGCCCTGA
- a CDS encoding NAD(P)/FAD-dependent oxidoreductase, translated as MSDFDVVVIGGGAAGLSAALVLSRARRKVLVVDSGSPRNAPAAHMHGFLSRDGMPPGELVEAGRKEVAGYGGGLRDGVVTGVVPCGTTRFWVLLGDGTRVLARRLLIATGLRDELPEIPGLADRWARDVLHCPYCHGWEVRDRRLGVLWNGPETVRYTQIVRQWADDVVLFAPADTLTTPNRSQLVARAVGIVEGEVAEIRVEDDRLTAVRLTDAQSVARDALFVPPRFVPNNDLLVGVGADMDEQGFVVTGAHGATSVSGLWVAGNITNPRAQVITAAGEGSAAGIAINADLVDEDVQEAVRAFHL; from the coding sequence ATGAGCGATTTCGACGTAGTGGTGATCGGTGGCGGTGCCGCCGGACTGTCCGCAGCCCTGGTTCTGTCCAGAGCGCGCCGCAAGGTCCTCGTGGTCGACTCCGGCTCCCCTCGCAACGCGCCGGCGGCCCACATGCACGGGTTTCTCTCGCGTGACGGTATGCCGCCTGGCGAGTTGGTGGAGGCTGGCCGCAAGGAGGTGGCTGGGTATGGCGGGGGGCTCCGAGACGGCGTCGTGACCGGAGTCGTTCCGTGCGGCACGACCAGGTTCTGGGTCCTGCTCGGGGACGGCACCAGGGTCCTCGCACGACGCCTTCTCATCGCGACCGGGCTGCGCGACGAGCTCCCCGAGATCCCTGGCCTGGCCGATCGGTGGGCACGCGATGTCCTGCACTGCCCGTACTGCCACGGGTGGGAGGTCCGCGATCGTCGGCTCGGCGTTCTGTGGAACGGCCCGGAGACGGTCCGCTACACCCAGATCGTGCGGCAGTGGGCCGACGACGTCGTCCTGTTCGCGCCCGCCGACACCCTGACCACACCGAACCGTTCGCAGCTAGTAGCGCGGGCCGTCGGCATCGTCGAAGGGGAGGTCGCCGAGATCCGGGTCGAGGACGACCGCCTCACAGCTGTAAGGCTCACCGACGCTCAGTCCGTTGCGCGCGACGCGCTTTTCGTACCACCACGATTCGTCCCGAACAACGACCTGCTGGTCGGGGTGGGCGCCGACATGGACGAGCAGGGCTTCGTCGTCACCGGCGCCCACGGTGCCACCAGCGTCTCCGGCCTCTGGGTGGCGGGCAACATCACCAACCCTCGCGCACAGGTCATCACCGCCGCCGGCGAAGGCTCCGCAGCCGGCATCGCCATCAACGCGGACCTGGTCGACGAGGACGTCCAAGAGGCTGTCCGCGCCTTCCACCTCTGA